The Panicum virgatum strain AP13 chromosome 5K, P.virgatum_v5, whole genome shotgun sequence genome has a window encoding:
- the LOC120706655 gene encoding beta-xylosidase/alpha-L-arabinofuranosidase 1-like codes for MPLAAMASASSFPSRCHPALAVAAALLCAITGAVSSAAAAGGNGAAGGRGPIATAGKNYTRVCDPARFAALGLDASRFRYCDASLPYAARVRDLVGRMTLEEKVRNLGDQAEGAPRVGLPPYRWWGEALHGVSDVGPGGTWFGDVVPGATSFPLVINAAAALNESLWRAVGGAVSTEIRAMYNLGHAELTYWSPNINVVRDPRWGRASETPGEDPFLVGRYAVNFVRGMQDVGAGAAAAAAADPFARPIKVSSCCKHFAAYDVDAWFKADRLTFDAQVQERDMVETFERPFEMCIRDGDASCVMCSYNRVNGIPACADARLLTETVREQWQLHGYIVSDCDSVRVMVRDARWLNYTGVEATAAAMKAGLDLDCGMFWEGARDFFTTYGVDAVRQGKIKEADVDNALTNVYLTLMRLGFFDGLPEFESLGAGDVCSKAHKELAADAARQGMVLLKNDARRLPLDPTKIKSVSLVGLLEHINATDVMLGDYRGKPCRVVTPYNAIRKMVNATYVHACDNGACDTAEGMGGAARTARIADATIVIAGLNMSVERESNDREDLLLPWNQTGWINAVAEASPYPIVLVIMSAGGVDVSFAQNNPKIGAIVWAGYPGEEGGTAIADVLFGKHNPGGRLPLTWFKNEYVSQIPMTSMALRPDAARGYPGRTYKFYDGPAVLYPFGHGLSYTNFSYASSATTGSTVTIPVGAWEHCRTLTYKSGAAPSPPPACPALDAASQRCGEAVSFAVTVRNTGGVGGGHVVPVYTAPPAEVGDAPRKQLVAFRRVFVPAGAAVEVPFALSVCRDFAIVEETAYTVVPSGASAVIVGDDALALSFAVTINLAV; via the exons ATGCCTCTTGCCGCCATGGCATCGGCATCCTCGTTCCCCTCCCGGTGCCACCCCGccctggcggtggcggccgctcTCCTGTGCGCCATTACAGGCGCCGTCtcttccgcggccgccgccggcggcaatGGCGCTGCCGGCGGGCGCGGGCCCATCGCCACCGCCGGGAAGAACTACACCAGGGTGTGCGACCCGGCGCGGTTCGCGGCGCTGGGCCTCGACGCGTCGCGGTTCCGGTACTGCGACGCGTCGCTGCCGTACGCCGCCCGGGTGCGCGACCTCGTCGGGCGGATGACGCTGGAGGAGAAGGTGCGCAACCTCGGGGACCAGGCGGAGGGCGCACCCCGCGTCGGCCTGCCGCCCTACCGGTGGTGGGGGGAGGCCCTGCACGGCGTCTCCGACGTTGGCCCGGGGGGCACCTGGTTCGGCGACGTCGTGCCGGGCGCCACCAGCTTCCCGCTCGTTAtcaacgccgccgcggcgctcaaCGAGTCGCTGTGgcgcgccgtcggcggcgcggtGTCCACGGAGATCAGGGCCATGTACAACCTCGGCCACGCCGAGCTCACCTACTGGAGCCCCAACATCAACGTGGTGCGCGACCCGCGGTGGGGCCGCGCCAGCGAGACCCCCGGTGAGGACCCCTTCCTCGTCGGCCGCTACGCCGTCAACTTCGTGCGCGGGATGCAggacgtcggcgccggcgccgccgccgccgccgccgcggacccgTTCGCGCGGCCCATCAAGGTGTCCAGCTGCTGCAAGCACTTCGCGGCCTACGACGTGGACGCGTGGTTCAAGGCCGACCGCCTCACCTTCGACGCGCAGGTGCAGGAGCGCGACATGGTCGAGACCTTCGAGCGCCCCTTCGAGATGTGCatccgcgacggcgacgccagCTGCGTCATGTGCTCCTACAACCGCGTCAACGGCATCCCGGCGTGCGCCGACGCGCGCCTCCTGACGGAGACCGTCCGCGAGCAGTGGCAGCTGCACGGGTACATCGTCTCCGACTGCGACTCGGTGCGCGTCATGGTGCGCGACGCCCGGTGGCTCAACTACACCGGCGTcgaggccaccgccgccgccatgaagGCCGGGCTCGACCTCGACTGCGGCATGTTCTGGGAGGGCGCCCGGGACTTCTTCACCACCTACGGCGTCGACGCCGTGCGGCAGGGGAAGATCAAGGAGGCCGACGTCGACAACGCGCTCACCAACGTCTACCTCACCCTCATGCGGCTCGGCTTCTTCGACGGCTTGCCGGAGTTCGAgtccctcggcgccggcgacgtcTGCAGCAAGGCCCACAAGGAGCTGGCTGCCGACGCCGCCAGGCAGGGGATGGTCCTCCTCAAGAAcgacgcccgccgcctcccattGGACCCCACCAAGATTAAATCCGTGTCGTTGGTTGGCCTGTTGGAGCACATCAATGCCACGGACGTCATGCTCGGAGACTACCGAG GTAAGCCTTGCAGAGTTGTGACGCCGTACAACGCCATAAGGAAGATGGTGAACGCCACGTACGTGCACGCCTGCGACAACGGGGCGTGCGACACGGCGGAAGGGATGGGCGGAGCAGCCAGGACGGCGAGGATCGCCGACGCGACCATCGTCATCGCCGGCCTGAACATGAGCGTGGAGAGGGAGAGCAACGACAGGGAGGATCTCCTCCTGCCGTGGAACCAGACCGGCTGGATCAATGCCGTCGCCGAGGCCTCCCCGTACCCGATCGTCCTGGTGATCAtgtcggccggcggcgtcgacgtCTCCTTCGCGCAGAACAACCCCAAGATTGGAGCCATCGTCTGGGCCGGGTACCCCGGCGAGGAAGGCGGCACGGCCATCGCCGACGTCCTCTTCGGCAAACATAATCCAG GGGGGAGGCTGCCGCTGACCTGGTTCAAGAACGAGTACGTGAGCCAGATCCCGATGACGTCCATGGCGCTGCGTCCCGACGCGGCGCGCGGCTACCCCGGCCGGACCTACAAGTTCTACGACGGCCCGGCGGTGCTCTACCCGTTCGGCCACGGCCTCAGCTACACCAACTTCAGCTACGCGTCGTCGGCCACCACCGGCTCCACGGTCACCATCCCGGTCGGCGCGTGGGAGCACTGCAGGACGCTCACCTACAAGTCCGGCGcggcgccgtccccgccgccagCGTGCCCGGCGCTCGACGCCGCCAGCCAGAGGTGCGGCGAGGCCGTGAGCTTCGCCGTCACGGTGCGCAACACCGGCGGCGTCGGTGGCGGCCACGTGGTGCCGGTGtacaccgcgccgccggccgaggtGGGCGACGCGCCGCGGAAGCAGCTGGTGGCGTTCCGGAGGGTGTTcgtgcccgccggcgccgccgtcgaggtgcCCTTCGCGCTCAGCGTGTGCAGGGACTTCGCCATCGTCGAGGAGACGGCGTACACCGTCGTGCCGTCGGGCGCCAGCGCCGTCATCGTCGGGGACGACGCACTGGCGCTGTCGTTCGCCGTCACGATCAACTTGGCAGTGTAG